From the Plasmodium relictum strain SGS1 genome assembly, contig: PRELSG_00_v1_452, whole genome shotgun sequence genome, the window CATCATCCTTTATTTTGAGTAAATTCTCTTCATATCTAGCGGGTAATACATGTGCGACTACCGTGCTTATTTCTTCTTTGGAATAACCTTGAAAACGTGCTGCAAATTCCAATGATTTGAACCATCTGAAATAACCTCTTATTGATTCTGTATCAAATCTTGGTAAATGTTCAGGTACTTTAACTTTTGTTGAATCATTCCCattcttaattttaaatatataagattCTCTCAGAGATGTTATTTCTTCAAAAACTTTTAATCCAAGATCCCCTATTTCTTTCATCTTGGACTGCTAATCAAATGGGTTCTGTTTGCGCTGGTTTCGATTTTCCTGCCGTTGTCGccaattgatttattaattgcccgtttaatgactttgctagagtattaaacaaacaaattaataaagagcatgtataactaagtatacgtttatgtatatatattcgttttattatatatatatatatactgttttcttatgatgcataatatttaatcgaagttaaattttactgcaacttttaataatcctattaacagttataaatgagtttttatttacaaagaattaatatcttcttttaattaaaaacatataaataatttataacaagttattaagtcaaaattttatgatattcaatgttatttcaagatatacattgaataatacataaacatttctcttatttcataagttttaataagttaacatttctttcctttaatttttatttacctaaaaattaaaacataacataacataacatgatctctcatcaaaaaaaaaaaaaaactttataaaaaaaaaatataattaatttttttttataattacaaagatgtatatatatattaataaacaaacaaaaaaaaaataattttatatttttttttttttttttttttttaatttataggactagcgtcagtgcatggctaacttgtacgtatacaactagcaactagcttagcatgctacaaaaggttaataataccttttattaaccaattacataataatttttatataaaaaaattacatgcaaaaatttttaactcattttatttcttccCGTAATTAagtattaatttattacacattattataatgttaatttataataaaaaataaaattttaatcgAATAAATTTagcataaaataaaaaacattatcaattatattattctagaatttatatattatatcttaaaaatctatagaattattataaccacatttataatttaaattataaagtaattatttttatattttctgtttttctttctattattatcaaagttactaatatatatatgtattaccTTAAGCACAAAAATACagtttaaaataattaatattgcTTGCTGCATGGACGTCAttcttaatttaattttcatttataattttattattttaatgttCATCTATTTCtcattttaaagaaaataaaaaattattacttgaaatttttgttttaaagaaattattaaaaaatatatttaattgttaatgataaatatttattatatatatgttcaaAATTTGTTAatcaattatattttaataatattaatacaaattaaaaatattttaaagtacagttttaaaattttatttgatttattttttttagaattattaatattatttatacataaagataaataaaatttataaaaataaaaaaaaatgaataggAAAAGCAATGCtatcaaaaatattattgtatACCCCATATACTATTCCCATATAGCTAAGGGTTTTATAACTACAGATAtatcaaatataaaaatgtatcataaaaaagagaaaaaatatgCATTACATTTTGttataaagttttttatattttcccTTTTAATTTGGGTATTACAGTATTCTAATAATGtaggataataataatacttaaaaatattctttttttcttctttttactatttttttaatcaaaattatattaatatgaaaaaatcttttttttttatacactGAATATTGTTTTCATACTTTAGTGGGATTTTTGCAGATCGTggaattatgaaaataacttaaaaaatgTATCAATTTTAGGAACTAAAAGATCATTAGCAGAAAATAAAGacaaaataacaaaaaaaaaaggattaaAGCTATGTGAACAACAAGATATAATAACAGTAAATTTTCAACCATACGATGAGCAAAGCGAAATAGAGCAAGATATAGATGTAGAacaagaaaatgaaatacaGACAAAGGAGAAAAATGgaaaagtaaaatttaatgagAGAATCTCAGATAAAtgcataaataattttaaaataatttcattaattttagcTTTTAACATATCGTTTGCTTCACTCACATTAACTATAGTATCACTTTTAGGAGGAAACACAATTTCTCCAgattatgtttttatattatccAATTTATCTCTTATAATATATACAATCTTTTTAATATacgagaaaataaaaaaaaaaaataaaaacaaataataaataatttttctaaataaaatCATTGTATactaaaagagaaaaatatacaatattCTATTAAATGTATCCTAAATCTTACTgtatatttgatttattaactGTGTCTGTTCATTGATGTTTGAAAATTGTTAgctaaaaatttaatatagagcatataaaataatccttatcaattttatttattataaaaaagatattgtAATCAATGCTTATGTTATATAAATTGTATTATATAAAACTAAATAAATAGcttatttaatgaataacttataatttattaattaagaatattttacttaaatatttttattattcttaataTACTAACTATTTTATAAAGGGAGGAATGTatgtaatttaataaaaaattctccttatttctattataacctaaattttcattataaaattttttgattatatatgtaataatcTGTGTTCTCTATGAATTTATAATTCCCCATAAACAAAAGTTCATTCTCTTTGATTGATTGACTAGATGCCCAATAACTTTGGTAGTTTATTGAGCAAAAAATTGGAGAAAGATATTTAAAGCAGTTtccattaattttaattgcaataattaattaatttactgtgaatttatatttaaattaattatgtGTTTAAgttatcaaaaaatattaagcATTTATACAAAATGATTACATAATATATAACAAATGttctatataaatataaatttaatatatttaataaaaacattatatCTCTggttaaaaaaagaaattattaatcctttataaaataatagttAGACGTTCATATGAAAAATACAGATTTAGCCATGTATTTActagttttaaaaaaaaaaattcatgataactttttttttcatgtgCGTTGCTTTTacaaaatttaacttcattgatttaaaaaaaaaaaagaaataataattttttttttaaatacataaTGACAGATTTTAAAATGGAggtattttttgtaaaacttttgtttttaaatcGAATAAAttcttaattaaaaaaaataaaattctaaatttaaaaaaaaagaagcagattttgtttaattataatttaatttttacttattttaaaaaaaatgtcagTAACTATAATTtaaacctttttttttttttaattaaataatttttacaaatcaataattttaaagagaatttaaatttttaataaaaataaaggtatattttcattaaaataaaaaaaaatatttaaaaaaataattgctcatttattttaactGCATGTGtgatttaataattaattattcaatgacataaataaaaagtaatgaaTATCTGAGTTAATAGAGagcaaattttattattcctttataattttgtattatactttttatataatactaaattaattaaatcacaTTTATAAAACTAAAGCTTATAGCaagttaaataaaattcaaTAGACGCAATCcatttgttattattttctcatttatttctttcacaaaaaaaaaattttctccaactaaaaaattgaaaaaagttatactaaaagaaataaaaagatatttatatAGTTGTAACCAAAATgtgtcttaaaaaaaaacttttattagACACACTAAATTTGTCATAGTTCTAGTTCTTTAGCTTTTGCATGCAATGTACTCTTAGATGagacaaaataaaatttggtCTTACTAATTGTTTAATGCTGTTCATTTAATCTCGCACATGTATAGATAAGTTTTATCAAGGCAAAACTTAAAACTAAATATTAACCAAAGTCaatgaatttattcattGACCAACAATAGAACCATGAA encodes:
- a CDS encoding fam-h protein, producing the protein MNRKSNAIKNIIVYPIYYSHIAKGFITTDISNIKMYHKKEKKYALHFVIKFFIFSLLIWVLQYSNNWDFCRSWNYENNLKNVSILGTKRSLAENKDKITKKKGLKLCEQQDIITVNFQPYDEQSEIEQDIDVEQENEIQTKEKNGKVKFNERISDKCINNFKIISLILAFNISFASLTLTIVSLLGGNTISPDYVFILSNLSLIIYTIFLIYEKIKKKNKNK